Proteins from one Malania oleifera isolate guangnan ecotype guangnan chromosome 4, ASM2987363v1, whole genome shotgun sequence genomic window:
- the LOC131153207 gene encoding uncharacterized protein LOC131153207 produces MGSHHHKQDGFTSALIFILIIAISLGSGFARVLEGDHEQWVQGHEESKKGLMMLQSLQRGPVPPSGKSPCTYIPGRNSGHCTLNGRNFAGHGAAHAPPAFPEFVVEVGVASAANGSTDRGKQDSSS; encoded by the coding sequence ATGGGTTCTCATCATCACAAACAGGATGGCTTTACAAGCGCATTAATCTTCATTTTGATCATCGCCATCTCGTTGGGTTCGGGTTTTGCGAGGGTTTTAGAGGGAGATCACGAGCAATGGGTGCAGGGTCATGAAGAAAGTAAGAAGGGATTAATGATGCTTCAGTCGCTGCAGCGCGGCCCCGTGCCGCCGTCGGGTAAGTCGCCATGCACGTACATCCCCGGGCGAAACAGCGGCCACTGTACCTTAAATGGGAGAAACTTTGCCGGCCATGGCGCCGCCCATGCGCCGCCGGCGTTTCCGGAGTTCGTCGTGGAGGTTGGGGTGGCTTCGGCAGCGAACGGGAGCACTGACCGTGGGAAACAA